A stretch of the Oncorhynchus mykiss isolate Arlee chromosome 23, USDA_OmykA_1.1, whole genome shotgun sequence genome encodes the following:
- the npm3 gene encoding nucleoplasmin-3 isoform X1, whose protein sequence is MSHSHGEDDCCSEDHGSVGQSRLESYVFSCELSSKVPFYTFQGDEEEDLEHFLELRTVCLGEGAKEESNVVEVTAMNHQGKTISVPVANLHINCLPMVSLGEFELKAPVTIRLKSGTGPVTVSGLHLIASDNADSDLSSEEEDLDEEIIPIKPAKKKQKL, encoded by the exons ATGTCGCACAGTCACGGAGAAGATGATTGCTGCTCGGAAGATCACGGGAGTGTTGGCCAATCGAGACTGGAGAGCTATGTATTTA GTTGTGAATTATCCTCCAAAGTACCGTTCTACACATTCCAAGGGGACGAAGAGGAGGATTTGGAACACTTTCTCGAGCTACGGACG GTTTGCTTGGGAGAGGGAGCGAAGGAGGAGAGTAATGTGGTGGAGGTGACTGCTATGAACCACCAGGGGAAAACTATTTCTGTACCTGTCGCCAACCTCCATATCAACTGCCTGCCAATG GTGAGTCTTGGGGAGTTTGAGCTGAAGGCCCCTGTCACCATTAGACTGAAGTCGGGTACCGGACCAGTGACCGTTAGCGGTCTGCACCTCATTG CCTCTGACAACGCTGACTCTGACTTGTCTAGCGAAGAAGAAGACTTGGACGAAGAGATAATCCCCATCAAACCAGCCAAAAAGAAACAGAAGTTGTAA
- the npm3 gene encoding nucleoplasmin-3 isoform X2, which translates to MYFGSCLIVKLKCCELSSKVPFYTFQGDEEEDLEHFLELRTVCLGEGAKEESNVVEVTAMNHQGKTISVPVANLHINCLPMVSLGEFELKAPVTIRLKSGTGPVTVSGLHLIASDNADSDLSSEEEDLDEEIIPIKPAKKKQKL; encoded by the exons ATGTATTTTGGATCGTGTTTGATTGTaaaactaaaat GTTGTGAATTATCCTCCAAAGTACCGTTCTACACATTCCAAGGGGACGAAGAGGAGGATTTGGAACACTTTCTCGAGCTACGGACG GTTTGCTTGGGAGAGGGAGCGAAGGAGGAGAGTAATGTGGTGGAGGTGACTGCTATGAACCACCAGGGGAAAACTATTTCTGTACCTGTCGCCAACCTCCATATCAACTGCCTGCCAATG GTGAGTCTTGGGGAGTTTGAGCTGAAGGCCCCTGTCACCATTAGACTGAAGTCGGGTACCGGACCAGTGACCGTTAGCGGTCTGCACCTCATTG CCTCTGACAACGCTGACTCTGACTTGTCTAGCGAAGAAGAAGACTTGGACGAAGAGATAATCCCCATCAAACCAGCCAAAAAGAAACAGAAGTTGTAA